The Saccopteryx leptura isolate mSacLep1 chromosome 2, mSacLep1_pri_phased_curated, whole genome shotgun sequence genome has a window encoding:
- the GLIPR1 gene encoding glioma pathogenesis-related protein 1: MPGITLAVTAWMLSVASSYTHSVNSLPDIDNEAFIKDCVHFHNKFRSEVKPAASDMLYMTWDPVLAQTAKTWARNCWFEHNKELHHPHKLHPNFTSLGENIWTGSLPIFSVSSAITNWYSEIQYYDFKTRNCNNVCGHYTQVVWADTYKVGCAVQYCSAVVTGANTITNAAHFICNYGPAGNYRSSWPYNKGSTCTACSPNDKCLDNLCANPQRDQTTRYYSIVYPDWPIYSRNIYLSRFLIVSPPVIILIALITILVKHR, encoded by the exons ATGCCAGGGATCACACTTGCTGTAACAGCCTGGATGCTTTCTGTAGCCTCCAGTTATACACATTCAGTAAATAGTTTGCCAGATATCGACAATGAAGCATTTATCAAAGACTGTGTTCACTTTCATAACAAGTTCCGATCAGAGGTGAAGCCGGCAGCCAGTGATATGCTATACATG acttgGGACCCAGTACTAGCCCAAACTGCAAAAACATGGGCTAGAAATTGTTGGTTTGAACATAACAAAGAGCTTCATCACCCCCACAAGTTGCACCCAAATTTCACCTCGCTGGGAGAAAACATCTGGACTGGGTCTCTCCccatcttttctgtgtcttcaGCCATCACAAATTGGTACAGTGAAATTCAATACTATGACTTCAAGACTCGGAATTGCAACAATGTCTGTGGCCATTACACTCAG gttgtTTGGGCAGATACTTACAAAGTTGGCTGTGCAGTACAATACTGTTCTGCAGTCGTCACAGGTGCTAACACTATTACCAATGCGGCACATTTTATATGCAACTATGGACCAGC AGGAAATTATCGCAGTTCTTGGCCATACAACAAAGGATCCACCTGCACTGCTTGCTCCCCAAATGACAAATGTTTGGATAATCTGTGTG CTAATCCACAGCGAGACCAAACCACAC GTTACTACTCTATTGTGTATCCAGACTGGCCGATATATTCAcgtaatatatatttatctcgCTTTCTCATTGTTAGTCCACCAGTAATAATACTGATTGCTCTTATTACCATTTTGGTCAAGCACAGATAG